The following are encoded together in the Dyella terrae genome:
- a CDS encoding class I SAM-dependent methyltransferase — translation MSCMDAALYRIANSYDHWLQRRYVKSKLAADPAYAATAALVMGRPMPLLDIGCGIGLLGQYLHTHGAVTRYLGVDSDLRKIEAGNRALHLSGLGNALHLAHADGTARQPIRGHVALLDVLHYLPQEGQRALLDNAVAHLAPGGLLVIRNVLRERSLRYAMTRISEFFLRTSGWMRVGAQHYPSEEELRTPLEAAGLAVSVRSLHGKTPFDCYLLVAERAPR, via the coding sequence ATGTCCTGCATGGACGCCGCCCTCTACCGCATCGCCAACTCCTACGACCACTGGCTTCAGCGCCGCTATGTCAAGAGCAAGCTGGCAGCGGATCCCGCGTATGCAGCCACGGCGGCCCTGGTCATGGGTCGGCCAATGCCGTTGCTCGACATCGGTTGCGGCATTGGGCTACTCGGCCAGTACTTGCATACGCACGGAGCGGTCACGCGCTACCTGGGCGTGGACAGCGACCTACGCAAGATCGAGGCAGGCAACCGCGCCCTGCACCTCTCCGGGCTGGGCAACGCCCTGCATTTAGCCCACGCTGACGGCACGGCGCGGCAACCCATACGCGGCCACGTCGCCCTGCTCGACGTGTTGCACTACCTGCCGCAGGAAGGTCAACGCGCCTTGCTCGACAACGCTGTGGCCCACCTCGCCCCCGGCGGCCTACTGGTGATCCGCAACGTGCTTCGCGAACGCAGCTTGCGCTACGCCATGACGCGCATCTCCGAGTTCTTTCTGCGCACCAGTGGCTGGATGCGGGTCGGTGCACAGCACTATCCCAGCGAAGAGGAATTGCGCACCCCGTTGGAGGCAGCAGGGTTAGCGGTGAGCGTCCGTTCACTGCACGGAAAAACGCCCTTTGACTGCTACCTGCTGGTGGCGGAGCGGGCGCCACGCTGA
- a CDS encoding DEAD/DEAH box helicase, producing MSFESLGLEPALLRALAEQGYANPTPIQAAAIPVVLEGGDLLAAAQTGTGKTAAFSLPLLHRLSKTAPAGTRRPRALILTPTRELAAQVHDNLRDYGKHLRISSTTIFGGVSMGPQVQALRRGVDIIIATPGRLIDHMQQRSVDLSGIDVLVLDEADRMLDMGFLPALKRILAAVPKHRQTLLFSATFAPPIKALAMQFMHQPREVSVTPPNTVANTVTHHVHPVDAAKKRDLLLHVLSQDSRRQTLVFSRTKHGADKLVTFLSAAGMRAAAIHGNKSQNARTRALSDFKTGRVTVLVATDIAARGIDIDQLPIVINFDLPMVAEDYVHRIGRTGRAGAEGKAVSLVSHDESGLLRDIRKLLKQDIAFSDVPGFEPSHPLRTDAAAPRPVQGQRQPQQRQGRPQGSHRPHGHHGGHSQGGDRPAEGNRKRQRRGRPAAKA from the coding sequence ATGTCGTTTGAATCGTTGGGCCTTGAGCCCGCGTTGTTGCGTGCGCTTGCCGAACAGGGCTACGCCAACCCCACTCCCATTCAGGCTGCCGCTATTCCGGTGGTACTGGAAGGCGGAGACCTGCTTGCCGCCGCCCAGACCGGCACCGGCAAGACGGCCGCCTTCTCGCTGCCGTTGCTGCACCGCCTGTCGAAAACAGCGCCCGCCGGCACACGCCGTCCGCGCGCCCTCATACTCACGCCGACGCGTGAACTCGCCGCCCAGGTGCATGACAACCTGCGTGACTACGGCAAGCACCTGCGCATCAGCAGCACCACCATCTTCGGTGGCGTGAGCATGGGCCCGCAGGTGCAGGCACTGCGTCGCGGTGTGGACATCATCATCGCCACGCCTGGCCGCCTTATCGACCACATGCAGCAGCGCTCCGTGGATCTCTCCGGCATCGACGTGCTGGTGCTGGACGAAGCCGACCGCATGCTCGACATGGGCTTCCTGCCGGCCCTCAAGCGCATCCTCGCGGCGGTGCCGAAGCATCGCCAGACGCTGTTGTTCTCGGCCACCTTCGCGCCACCGATCAAAGCGCTCGCCATGCAGTTCATGCACCAGCCGCGCGAAGTATCGGTAACGCCCCCGAACACCGTGGCCAACACCGTCACGCACCATGTGCACCCGGTGGACGCAGCCAAGAAGCGCGACCTGCTGCTGCACGTGCTCTCGCAGGACAGCCGTCGCCAGACGCTGGTGTTCAGCCGCACCAAGCACGGCGCCGACAAGCTGGTGACGTTCCTGAGTGCCGCCGGCATGCGTGCCGCCGCCATCCATGGCAACAAGAGCCAGAACGCCCGCACGCGCGCCCTGAGCGACTTCAAGACCGGCCGCGTCACCGTGCTGGTGGCGACCGATATCGCGGCACGTGGCATCGACATCGATCAGCTGCCCATCGTGATCAACTTCGACCTGCCGATGGTCGCGGAAGACTACGTGCACCGCATTGGCCGCACCGGCCGTGCCGGTGCCGAGGGCAAGGCCGTGTCGCTGGTGAGCCACGATGAATCGGGCTTGCTGCGTGACATCCGCAAGCTGCTCAAGCAGGACATCGCCTTCAGCGACGTGCCGGGCTTCGAGCCGTCGCACCCGCTGCGTACCGACGCCGCCGCACCGCGTCCAGTGCAGGGCCAGCGCCAACCCCAGCAGCGCCAGGGGCGCCCGCAGGGTTCGCATCGCCCGCATGGTCATCACGGTGGTCACAGCCAAGGCGGTGATCGTCCGGCCGAAGGCAATCGCAAGCGCCAGCGTCGCGGCCGTCCGGCTGCAAAGGCCTAA
- a CDS encoding pilin has product MRSEKSVPLMIGLAVLAVLAVIAAIAIPASRNHRISERLGEALKAGEAAKLVVMEATTVRGGLNRLQPSDLSFNATSSLNAYTAKIDISESGRITITTKDTGAAPDPVFLLTPLDNSAAGGSAPLTWSCDIIAGNSQWMPAACTRPTVQAAAPAIPAPATSAPATTPATKS; this is encoded by the coding sequence ATGCGCAGCGAAAAGTCCGTCCCCCTCATGATCGGCCTGGCCGTGCTCGCCGTGCTTGCGGTAATCGCTGCCATTGCGATTCCTGCCTCGCGCAATCACCGGATTTCCGAGCGCCTGGGTGAAGCGCTCAAGGCTGGCGAAGCGGCCAAGCTCGTCGTTATGGAAGCCACTACGGTGCGCGGCGGCCTCAACCGGCTCCAGCCTAGCGACCTCAGCTTCAACGCCACCTCGTCGCTCAATGCTTATACCGCAAAGATCGACATCTCCGAGAGCGGGCGCATCACCATCACAACGAAGGACACAGGGGCCGCACCCGACCCGGTCTTCCTGCTGACGCCGCTGGACAATTCAGCTGCTGGCGGTAGCGCACCACTGACCTGGAGTTGCGACATCATTGCTGGCAACAGCCAGTGGATGCCAGCCGCCTGCACCCGTCCCACCGTGCAAGCAGCGGCTCCGGCCATACCGGCCCCCGCCACTTCCGCGCCCGCCACGACACCGGCCACGAAGAGCTGA
- the rimJ gene encoding ribosomal protein S5-alanine N-acetyltransferase, whose protein sequence is MNALHPITTSRTVLRLAEVADASRLLRYREQNREHLAPWEPLRDEAYYTLDHCVQTLAESREAMRLDRAYPFYALDLSGKEILATFTFANVVRGAFQACHLGYSIALRRQGQGVMQEVLEAALPWAFLELDMHRVMANYMPRNERSGRLLERLGFEREGYAKRYLQIAGAWEDHVLTSRIRHP, encoded by the coding sequence GTGAACGCGTTGCACCCGATCACCACATCCCGGACCGTCCTTCGGTTGGCGGAAGTGGCCGATGCGTCCCGCTTGTTGCGCTATCGCGAGCAGAACCGCGAACATCTCGCGCCATGGGAACCCCTGCGTGACGAGGCGTATTACACGCTGGACCATTGCGTGCAGACCCTGGCCGAATCACGCGAGGCGATGCGGCTGGACCGTGCGTATCCGTTTTACGCGCTGGATCTTTCGGGGAAGGAAATCCTGGCAACCTTCACTTTCGCCAACGTGGTGCGCGGTGCATTCCAGGCCTGCCATCTCGGCTACAGCATTGCGTTGCGTCGGCAAGGGCAGGGGGTGATGCAGGAGGTGCTCGAAGCGGCGTTGCCGTGGGCGTTCCTCGAGTTGGACATGCACCGGGTGATGGCCAACTACATGCCGCGCAACGAGCGTAGCGGGCGACTACTGGAACGCCTGGGCTTCGAGCGTGAAGGCTACGCAAAGCGCTATTTGCAGATTGCTGGCGCGTGGGAGGACCACGTGCTCACGTCACGCATACGCCATCCGTAA
- the fghA gene encoding S-formylglutathione hydrolase — protein sequence MTGIETISEQRCHGGVQGLYRHHSEACGGTMRFALFQPPQAEQGLCPVLYFLGGLTCTEETATIKAGAQRLAAELGLILVMPDTSPRQTGFDGATGDWEFGEGAGFYLDATQAPWSSRFRMHSYVVHELPALLAQHFPVDIARSGIMGHSMGGHGALTIALRHRDKYRSVSAFAPIVAPSQVPWGQKAFPRYLGDDVMAWADYDASELVRKHTFDGTILIDQGEADSFLTTQLKPELFDQACAEGGQSLLLRRHPGYDHSYYFITTFIEDHLRHHAEALVRR from the coding sequence ATGACAGGGATTGAAACGATCTCCGAGCAGCGCTGCCATGGCGGCGTGCAGGGGCTCTACCGCCATCATTCGGAGGCCTGTGGCGGCACGATGCGTTTTGCATTGTTCCAGCCGCCGCAAGCAGAGCAGGGGCTGTGTCCGGTGCTGTACTTCCTCGGAGGGCTCACGTGCACGGAAGAGACGGCCACCATCAAGGCCGGTGCGCAGCGGCTTGCCGCGGAGCTTGGCCTGATTCTGGTGATGCCTGATACCAGCCCGCGTCAGACCGGTTTCGATGGCGCGACGGGTGATTGGGAGTTCGGCGAGGGTGCTGGGTTCTATCTCGACGCTACGCAGGCGCCATGGTCGTCGCGGTTCCGCATGCATAGTTACGTGGTGCACGAGCTGCCCGCGCTGTTGGCGCAGCACTTTCCCGTCGACATTGCGCGCAGCGGCATCATGGGGCATTCGATGGGCGGTCACGGCGCGCTGACCATCGCTTTGCGCCATCGGGACAAATACCGATCGGTGTCGGCCTTCGCGCCCATCGTTGCGCCGAGTCAGGTGCCATGGGGGCAGAAGGCGTTCCCGCGTTATCTCGGCGATGATGTGATGGCGTGGGCCGACTACGACGCTAGCGAACTGGTGCGTAAGCATACGTTCGACGGCACCATCCTGATTGACCAGGGCGAGGCGGACAGTTTCCTCACCACGCAACTGAAACCCGAGTTGTTCGATCAGGCTTGTGCGGAGGGCGGCCAGTCGCTGTTGTTGCGTCGGCACCCCGGTTACGACCATAGCTATTACTTCATCACCACGTTCATCGAGGATCACCTGCGTCACCACGCCGAGGCGCTGGTCCGTCGGTGA
- a CDS encoding SDR family oxidoreductase, with protein MSGRLDGRIALVTGASSGIGEATALALAQEGAKVAIAARRRDRLEALAAKLQALGAEPTVLVADLALEDEAKRIVAETEAHYGRLDILVNNAGVMYLEPVEQADLGRWRRMLELNVLSLIASTQAALPGMRERREGHIVNISSTAGRVANPNAAAYSATKFGVVAFSEALRREVYQHNIRVTVIEPGVVETELRDHIGHAQTKDNLNAWADSMRQLQPVDVADAIAFCVSRPSHVNINELLMRPTDQER; from the coding sequence ATGTCTGGACGTCTTGATGGTCGTATCGCGCTGGTCACTGGCGCGTCTTCGGGTATTGGCGAGGCCACGGCGCTGGCCTTGGCGCAGGAGGGCGCGAAGGTCGCCATCGCGGCCCGTCGACGCGACCGGCTCGAAGCCCTTGCCGCCAAACTGCAGGCGCTGGGCGCCGAACCCACGGTGCTGGTGGCCGACCTGGCTTTGGAGGACGAGGCCAAGCGCATCGTGGCCGAGACCGAAGCGCACTACGGTCGCCTGGATATCCTGGTGAACAACGCCGGCGTGATGTATCTGGAGCCGGTGGAGCAGGCTGACCTCGGCCGCTGGCGCCGTATGCTGGAGCTCAATGTGCTCAGCCTCATCGCGTCCACGCAGGCTGCGCTGCCGGGTATGCGCGAGCGCCGCGAGGGGCATATCGTGAATATCTCGTCGACGGCCGGGCGCGTGGCCAATCCCAATGCCGCCGCCTATTCCGCGACCAAGTTTGGCGTGGTGGCTTTTTCCGAAGCGCTGCGGCGCGAGGTGTACCAGCACAACATCCGCGTCACAGTGATCGAACCCGGCGTGGTGGAGACGGAGCTGCGCGATCACATCGGCCACGCCCAGACCAAGGACAACCTCAACGCCTGGGCAGACAGCATGCGCCAGCTGCAGCCGGTGGATGTGGCGGATGCCATCGCGTTCTGCGTGTCGCGGCCTTCGCACGTCAACATCAACGAGCTGTTGATGCGGCCCACGGACCAGGAGCGTTGA